The stretch of DNA CGGCGGCCCGCTTGAGCATCATCTACGGCCTCGATCCCGTGCATCAGCTCGTGGACCTGGTCGGCCCCGCCTACGCCAAAGACATCCTCTACTCGGCACGCACGCTGGAGGCCGCGGAGGCCTTCCGCATCGGCTTCATCCAGCGCCTCGTGCCCGCGGACGACCTCGAGGCGAACACGTACGACTACCTCCGCACCGTCGCCGACAATGCCCCGCTCTCCATACGCGGCACCAAGGCGCAGGTGCAGGCCATCTTCGAAGGCGTGGGCGAGGTCCACCGGAAGAAGCTCTTCGAGATGGGCATCGAGACCTTCACCAGCCACGATTACGCCGAGGGCACGCGCGCGTTCCAGGAGAAGCGGCGACCGAAGTTCACCGGTAGGTAGCGCCTGCGCATCGCCGGGCTCTCCTCCACGCCGCCGAACCCGCTGGAGGGGAGCGGGACCTTCGTCGGTACCGACGGTCTCCGCCGTGGCCTCAGGCGGCTCGGCCACACCCTCGAGCTTCGCCCCCTCCGCATCCGCACCGGCTTCCACACGCTGGACCGCTGGCTCTACAACGCCGGCGTCGCGCTCCACCCACCCGCCGACGTGGACCTCGTGTACGGCGTGGACCTGGACGGCTTCCTGTGGGCCCGGCGGCGGCGGCTGCCCTTCGTGGTCAGCCTCAAAGGCGTCATCGCCGACGAGCTCAAGAACGAGCGCGGCTGGGTGCGGATCTTGCTCACCGTGCAGGCTCGCTGGGAGCGACGTAATGTGCGACGGGCGGATCTCGTCCTCGTCCCCACGCGCTACTCGGAGGAGGTTGCGCGCCGCGTGTATGGTCTGGAGTCCTCCAAGGTGGCCGTGCTGCCCGAGCCCATCGACCTCGATGGCTGGGCGGCGCGCTTCGCCGCCGCGCGACCCCGCCCGCGGACGGGCGCCACCATCCTCTGCGTCGCGCGCATGTACCCGCGCAAGCGCATCGGCGATCTGCTCGAGGCGGCGGCGCTCCTTCGCCCGCGAGGGCAAGAGCTCTCCGTCCGTATCGTCGGCCAGGGCCCGGACTGGGAGATGGTGGTCCGGAGACACCGGGCCCTCGAGCTTGGCGAGACGGTGGCGCTCCTGGGCGACGTCTCGCCGGGACAGCTGGCCCAGGAATATGTGAGTGCCGATCTCTTCTGCCTGCCCTCGGTGCAGGAGAGCTTCGGCATCGTTTTCCTCGAAGCCATGGCCGCGGGGCTGGCCGTGGTCACCTGTCGGGCCGCCGCCATGCCCGAAGTCATCGAGGACGGGGTCACCGGTGTGCTGGTCCCGCCGCGCGATCCGGCCGCGCTGGCGGGAGCGCTCGAGGCGCTCCTTCGCGACCCCGCCCGCGCTCGCGCCATGGGCGAGGCCGGCCACCGCGCCGTGGCCGCCTATGGGATCGAACGGGTCGCGGGGCGGTTCCTGGACGCGGTAAGATCGGTAGTTGGAGGCATGAGATCCCGATGAGCCCGGGCCTGGTCTATGCAACGCGGAAGTTCACCTTCTCGGCGGCCCATCGCTACTGGCGGTCCGAATGGTCCGTCGAGGAGAACCGCCGCCTCTTCGGCAATCTCACCGTTCCCCACGGTCACAACTACGTTCTCGAGGTAACGGTGCGCGGGATGGTGGACCCGGAGACGGGCATGGTCATGGATCTGGCGGAGCTCAAGCGCGTGGTCGGCGACGCCGTCATCCTGCGCTTCGACCACGCCGACCTCAACGCCGATCCGCTCTTCAGCCAGGGCGCGATTCCCACCACGGAGAACCTCGTGCAGGCCATCTGGGACCTCCTGCTCCCCAAGCTCGGGCCGGAGCGTCTGGGGCGGCTGAGACTCTGGGAAGATCCCGTCTTCTACGTGGAGTACTTCGGCGCGTGAGCGCGCTCGAGCTCACGCGGCAGTACCACTTCAGCGCCGGTCACCGACTGGAGAGCCCCGCGCTCTCCCCCGAGGACAATGCCCGCCTCTACGGCCAGTGCTATCGCCAGCACGGGCACAACTACCTGGTCGAGGTGACGGTGCAGGGGCGGCGCGATCCCGTGACGGGCATGGCCGCCGATCTCGGCGCCCTCGACGCCGCCGTCAAGCGGCTGGTTCTCGATCGCGTGGACCACTACGATCTGTCGAGCGCCGTCCCCGCCCTCGAGGGGATCCCCACCACGGGCGAGAATCTCGCGCGCACCTTCTGGGACTGGATCGCTGCCGGCCTGCCCGCGGGAACCCTCCGGCGGGTGGCCGTGGTCGAGACCGACAACAACATCTTCGAATACCGCGGCTGAGCCGTGAGGGTGACCCGGATGGAAGAGCTGATCCGAGAACTGCTGAAGGAGATCGGCGAGGATCCCACGCGCGAGGGGCTCGAGCGCACGCCGGAGCGCGTGGCCAAGGCGTGGCGCTACTTCACCTCAGGGTACGAGCAGAACGTCGCCGATATCCTCAACGGCGCGCTCTTCACCGAAAACTACGACGAGATGGTGGTGGTCAAGGACATCGACTTCTATTCGATCTGTGTGCCGAGCAGGCAGATCGTGAACGCCGTGGGGGGCGCCAAGCCGGCCCGAAGCATCAAGGCGGGGGACCGACTGTGGACGCTCGATCAAGGCTTCCTCAAACAAACAACGGTGGCCGTCGTCACATCGCGCAAGGCCCGCCAGATCGTCGAGGTTTGCACGGATGGGGGGTCCGTCCGGCTCACTCCGGACCATCCTGTCATGACCAGGCATGGATGGCGGGAGGCGGGCGCTCTACGCCCGGGGACCGATGTCGAGTGGATCAATCCCCGCTCCATCGTCCGCCGCCCGTACGAGCCAAAGCCCGGCTACGCCTTGGGATATGTGCTGGGCGCGGTGGCGTCGGATGGAAGCATCCAGGACGGACGGAGAATCTGCCTGGTCGTCAAGGGCGCGGACTTTGCCGAGAAGTACCGGCAGATGCTGACAGCAGCCTTTCCGGGTATCGCGTCGAGGATCGAGCGCGTCCGGGTTCCCTCAGGGTACTTGCGCCGACAGATTCCCATGTTCAGAGTTCGCACGGTGTCGCGAGCGATTGCCGAAAAGCTGTGCCGCTGGCTCGACATTCCAGAGACTGGATCGCGCAGCAAGACGAAGCGCTTCCACTTTCCCTCGGTGGCGACTTCGTCTCGCGAAACGATGCAAGGCTTCCTCGACGGCTCCTGCGACGGCGATGGTTACGTGGCGGGGTCAGGGCGATTCATCATCAGCTCGAATCGTCGATTTCTTCTCGCTCTGGCCGAGTATCTGCAGACGCCCCTCGCGAGTACGGGAACGGATCAGGGCCGTGTCTACGTATCCCACCGGTGGGGAGAGAAGGGCTGGTACGGAAAGCATGGATTCCGACAAGACACCGGCTTCTACGTCCCTGAGGACAGCACCTACACGAAGGTTCTCAGCGTGCGACGTCTTCCCACAGGGAAGAAGCCCCATACGGTCTACAGCTTCACGTGCGAGCCCTATCCGACGTTCCTCGTCGGTGGCCACCTCACCCACAACTGTGAACATCACCTTCTGCCATTTTTTGGGAAGTGCCATATTGCCTACATGCCGTCGAACAAGATCGCGGGGCTCTCGAAGCTGCCGCGTCTCGTCGAGATGTTCAGTCGACGACTGCAGGTGCAGGAGCGGCTCACCACCCTGATCGCCCATACCCTGCAGGACGTGCTCCAGCCGCGCGGGGTGGCCGTGGTCGTGGAAGCCCTGCACATGTGCATGCTCATGCGCGGCGTCGAGAAACAGAACTCCAAGGCCGTCACCTCCGCCATGCTGGGCGCCTTTCGCGACCGGCCGGAGACGCGCGCGGAGTTCATGGAGCTGATCAAGTCGCGGAGCGGTCTCGTCATTTGAGCCGGCCAGAGGGGGCCGGTCTGGCGGGGCAGGTTGCCGTGGTCACCGGCGCCGGGCGGGGCATCGGTCGTGCCATCGCCCAGGCCTTTGCGCGCGAAGGAGCGGCGGTCGCGCTCTGCGCGAGGTCGGCGCCGGAGCTCGCCGCCGTGCAGCACGAGATCGAAGCGGCGGGGGGGAGGGCCGTGGTCAGATCGACCGACGTGAGCGATGAGACGGCCGTCGCCGCTCTCGTGAGCGAGACCCTGCGGTCTTTCGGCCGCATCGACTGCCTGGTGACGGCGGCGGGGCTCGCCGCGTTTGGTCCCGTCGCCGAAGCCAAGACCGCAGACTGGGACGAGACCATGGCCGTCAACCTGCGCGGGGTCTTTCTGTGCTGCCGCGCCGTGCTGCCCGCCATGATGGCCGCGCGCCGGGGCACCATCATTAACATCGGGTCGATCGTGACCGGCCGCACCCTGCCCGGCAGCGCCGCCTATACCGCGAGCAAGTATGGCCTCCTCGGCCTCTCGCGAGTGCTGGCCGAGGAGATGCGCCCCCATGGCGTCCGCGTGGGAGTGCTCTCGGCGGGGGCCACCGATACCTCGCTCTGGGATGCCGCGCCGAATCCTCCCGCCCGGGCCCGGATGGTCAGACCCGAGCAGGTCGCCCGAGCCGCGCTGCTCATGGCGACCCTGGAGCCGGGGGCTACCCTCGAGGAGATCACCCTCCTGCCGCAGGACGGCGTCCTCTGATGGGCCCCCGGGCGGCGGCGGGTCTGCTATACTTGCCCTGGATCGCCGGGCGATCGGACATCGAAGGGACTCGACCTCCAAGGAGGAGTGAATGATCTCGCTGACCGAAACAGCTGCGAAGAAGATTTCCGACCTGCGGCTCGAAGAGGGCAAGCCCGAGTGGGGCCTCAGGATCCGCGTGGTGGGTGGTGGGTGCTCCGGCATGTCCTATGAGCTCGGCTGGGACGACACGGCCGGGGCGGACGACAACGTCACCGAGGCCAACGGCGTCAAGGTCTACGTGGACAGCAAGAGCGCACCGTATCTGCAGGGCAGTGAGATCGACTACGTCGACAACAACATGCTGGGGGCGGGCTTCGCCATCAAGAACCCCAACGTGAAGTCGTCCTGCGGGTGCGGTTCGTCGCACCAGTTCTAGCGCAGACACGATGAAAAGGGCCCATCTGCGGCGTTGGCGCCGTCGCTCCTCCCTGCGGCGTACGACCACGTACGCCGCAGTCGTCGCTCCGTCGCCGCCTTGCATCTGGACCCTTTTGATCGGTCTGTAACACTGTTAGTGCCATGAAGGTCGCCGTCCGGTTCTTCGCCCGCTATCGCGAAGCGGCCGGACGCGATCATGTCGAGCTGGATCTTCCCGAGGGCGGTACGGTCGAATCGGCCTGGGAGGCGGTGGCGAGCCGCTTCCCGGTCCTCGAGCCGTACCGCCCTTTCACGTTGTTCGCCCTCGGAACCGACTACGTGCAGGCCAACCACCCCCTGCGCCCCGGCGATGAGGTCTGCCTCTTTCCCCCCGTGAGCGGCGGCGCGGCCGGCGATTGGGTCGAGGTCACGACCGCACCCCTGTCCGAGGAGCGCGTGGCCGCGGCCGTGGGTGACCCGGGGGCGGGCGGGATCGTGCTCTTCTCGGGCGTGGTCCGGGACGAGACGGGCGGCCGGCGTGTTAAGTATCTCGAGTACGAGGCGCACGCGCCCATGGCCGTGGCGAAGATGAGCGAGATCGCCGCCGCCGTTCGCGAGCGCTGGCCGGGCGTGCGCAAGGTCGCCCTCGTCCATCGGATCGGCCGGCTCGAGATCGGCGAGTCGAGCGTCATGATCGCCGTCGCCTCGCCGCACAGGGCCGAGGCCTTCGAGGCATGTCACTTCGCCATCGACACGCTCAAGACGACGGTGCCCGTGTGGAAGAAGGAGTACTTCGAGGACGGCGAGGTCTGGGTAGGTTTACAGGGAGAATGCAGTCACGGGCGACCGTAGCCTCGTAGAAATTGCTCGCGCCGCCATTCGCCGCGCCGGAATGCTCCGGGGCGGCGAAACTGTCTTGGCCGCCGTCTCGGGCGGCGCCGATTCCGTCGCCCTGGCCGACGTGCTCGTGAGCCTCGCGCGCGAGCTCGACGTGACCGTCCACCTCGTCCACGTCAACCACGGGCTCCGCCCCGAGGCCGATGCCGAGCAAGCCTCCGTGGAGCGCCTGGCCGCCGATCTGCGCGTGCCCTGCCACGTCGAGCGCGTCACCGTGCGTCGAGGGCCGCCCTGGGAAGGTCTCGAGGCCGAGGCCAGGCGCGCTCGATACGGCGCCTTCCGGGTCGTGGCCCAGCGTGTGAGCGTCCAGCGCATCGCCACCGCGCATACCGCCGACGACCAGGCGGAGACGGTGCTCATGCGACTCCTCGAGGGCGCGGGCCCGCGCGGGCTGGCCGGGATCGCGCCGGTCCGCGGCCTCTTGATCCGGCCGCTGCTCGAGGCGCGCCGGGCCGACATCGAGGCCCACCTCCGGGCGCGCGGCCTGCCCTGGAGGGAGGATGCGAGCAATCGAGATCCGCGCTTTCTGCGCAATCGCATCCGCCACGACGTGCTCCCCTTCCTCGAGCGCTCGGTGGATCCCGGCATCGCGGCCGGGCTCGCCCGCTCGGCGGCCCTCGTGCGCGCCCTCGTCGACGACCTCGAGGGCGCGGGCGCGCGCGAGCTTTCCCGCCTGGGCCGTCGCGGCGGCGCCGGCTGGGTCTTTGCCATCGCCGATCTGCGGGCTCTCCCGCACGAGATCGCCGCGGAGACGCTGCGCGCGGCCGCCTTGAGCCTCGGGCATTCCGGGGCCATGCGCGGCGCCGCCCACCGCGCGCTCCGGCGCCTCCTGGCTCCGAACGTCCCGCGCGGTCTCGTCAGCGGCGGCGGTCTCGTCATCGAGAAGAGCGGGAAGTGGCTCCGGGTGGGACGCGGCCGCCTGCCCGATCTCGAGCCGCGCGATTTCCTCGTGCCGGGTGCCCTGTCGCTGCCCGAGATCGGCGCGTCACTGGAGGCGCGATGCTTCGAGGCCGGCGCCGGCTATGTCGTACCTCGCGCGGCGAGCACGGTCGTCTTTGACGCGGACCGGATCCCCTCGCGCCTCACCGTGCGGGCCCGGCGACGAGGCGATCGCTTCCTGCCCTGGGGCGGCGGCGCCCAGGAGCGTCGGCTCAAGTCCTTCCTGATCGATGCCGGCGTGCCGCGCTGGGAGCGGGCGCGGGTGCCGCTCCTCGAGGCAGACGGCGACCTCATCTGGGTCGCTGGACTCCGCCGAGGCCAGGCGGCGCCCGTGGGATCGGACACGAGGCGTATCCTCGAGGTGACACTCTCCGTGCCTCTGGTGGTCGCCCCGCCCGGGAGGTAAGATGGCCCGCCAGGAGGACACCATGCGTCCGTTGCGATATCGGCTGTGCTCGATGATGTTGCTGGCCACCGCGCTTGTCTGGGCGCCCGTGCCTGCGCACGCACAATCGGCCCCGCCCCCCGCCGCCGCGCCTGATGCCAAGGCCATCCTCCAGATCCTCGAGAACGCCTTCGTCTCGGTGGCCGACCGTGCCACCCCGTCCGTCGTCAATGTCAGCGTCAAGGCCAAGAAGTCCGCGGCGGCCGAGGGCGCGCCATCGCCGGAGACGGAGCAGCGCTTCCGCGAGTTCTTCGGGCCGGAGTTCTACGAGCGATTCTTCAAGCGTCGCGGGCCGCGGCAGGAGCCCGAACGCGCGGCGGGCTCCGGCGTCATCGTGGACGGGCGCGGTTACATCCTCACCAATCATCACGTGATCGAGAACGCCGACGAGATCGAAGTGCGGCTCTCCGACGATCGCAAGTTCCCTGCCAAGCTCGTGGGGCGCGACTCGAAGACGGACCTGGCCGTGCTGAAGATCGAGCCGACGGGCACGGCCCTGCCCGTGGCGGCCCTCGGCGATTCGGACAAGCTCAAGATCGGCCAGTGGGCCATTGCCATCGGCAATCCCTTCGGCCTCGATCGCACGGTCACCGTCGGCATCATCTCCGCCACCGGACGCACCCACGTGGGGGTGGCCACCTACGAAGCGTTCATTCAGACCGACGCCTCGATCAATCCGGGCAATTCCGGCGGTCCGCTCCTCAATCTCGACGGGCGCGTGATCGGCATCAATACCGCCATCGTGTCCACCGGACAGGGGATAGGCTTCTCCATCCCCATCAACATGGCCCGCGAAGTGATGAACCAGCTCATCGACAAGGGCCGGGTGGTGCGAGGCTGGCTCGGAATCTCCATCCAGGACCTCTCTCCCGATCTGGCCGCGGGCTTCGGGGTGCCCGGCACGGGCGGCGTGCTCGTGGCCGACGTGATGAAGGACAGCCCCGCGGAGGCCGGCGGTCTCAAAGCGGGAGACATCATCGTGGAGCTGGCCGGCTCGCCCATCAAGGAGACCACGGACCTGCAGAAGCGCGTGGCGGCCATTGCGCCGGGGCGGCCCGCCGCCCTCACCGTGCTCCGCGATCGCCAGCCGACCAAGCTCAGCATCAAGATCGGCGAGCAGCCGACCGACGAGACCGTGGTGGCCGCGGTGCCGAAAGGCGCGGGGCTCGGGCTCTCCGTGGAGCCGCTGACTCCGGACCTCGCCCGGACCTACGGTCTCACGGGCCGCTCGGGGGTGGTGGTCACCGATGTCGCCGAGGGCAGCGCCGCCGCGGCGGCGGGCATCCGCGGCGGCGATCTGATCCTCGAGATCAATCGACGCGCCGTCGGCTCGGTCGAAGAGTTCCGGAAGATCGTGGGCAGCCTCAAGCCGGGCGATTCTGTGCCCGTGCAGCTCCAGCGCGGCGGGGGCGGCGGCCGCGAGTACGTGGTCCTCAAGGCGCCCGAGAAACCCTGAGCGGGCCAGACGAGGCGTACTGATGGTCGTGTCCGACCCCACCCGTCCGAAGCCTGTCGTGCTCATCATCGATGACGAGCCCGGTGTGCGCGAATCGCTCCGCGTCCTCCTCGAAGAGGTCTACGAGGTCATCGAAGCGGAGGCGGGGACCAAGGGCGTCGAGGTCCTTCACTCGCGCCGCGTCGATGTCGTCCTCCTCGACGTCTGCATGCCGGGCCCCCCGGGTCCGACCTTCCTCCCCCAGATCCTCGCTCTGGACGATGCCGTGGCCGTGATCATCATCACCGCCGTCAAGGACGTGCGCACGGCGGTGGAGGCGATCAAGGGCGGGGCCTACGACTACGTCACCAAGCCCTTCGACGTGGACGAGATGCTGGCCCTGGTGGGCCAGGCGGCCTCCCAGCGGGTCCTCGAGCGCGAAGTGCGCTACCTTCGCGCCGAGCTCGACCGCGCCCACGGCTTCGACGCGCTCATCGGGCGCCATCCGAGCATGGTCAGGCTCTACGAGCTCATCTCGCAGGTCGCCCAGACGCCGGCCACCGTGCTCATCGGCGCGGAGAGCGGAACCGGCAAGGAGCTGGTGGCCCGCGCCATTCACCGCCAGAGCCCGCGGCGCGACCAGCCCTTCGTGGCCGTCAACCTCGCGGCCATCCCGGACACGCTCGTCGAGTCCGAGCTCTTCG from Candidatus Methylomirabilota bacterium encodes:
- a CDS encoding 6-carboxytetrahydropterin synthase; translated protein: MSALELTRQYHFSAGHRLESPALSPEDNARLYGQCYRQHGHNYLVEVTVQGRRDPVTGMAADLGALDAAVKRLVLDRVDHYDLSSAVPALEGIPTTGENLARTFWDWIAAGLPAGTLRRVAVVETDNNIFEYRG
- a CDS encoding SDR family NAD(P)-dependent oxidoreductase, which gives rise to MSRPEGAGLAGQVAVVTGAGRGIGRAIAQAFAREGAAVALCARSAPELAAVQHEIEAAGGRAVVRSTDVSDETAVAALVSETLRSFGRIDCLVTAAGLAAFGPVAEAKTADWDETMAVNLRGVFLCCRAVLPAMMAARRGTIINIGSIVTGRTLPGSAAYTASKYGLLGLSRVLAEEMRPHGVRVGVLSAGATDTSLWDAAPNPPARARMVRPEQVARAALLMATLEPGATLEEITLLPQDGVL
- the tilS gene encoding tRNA lysidine(34) synthetase TilS, which encodes MAAVSGGADSVALADVLVSLARELDVTVHLVHVNHGLRPEADAEQASVERLAADLRVPCHVERVTVRRGPPWEGLEAEARRARYGAFRVVAQRVSVQRIATAHTADDQAETVLMRLLEGAGPRGLAGIAPVRGLLIRPLLEARRADIEAHLRARGLPWREDASNRDPRFLRNRIRHDVLPFLERSVDPGIAAGLARSAALVRALVDDLEGAGARELSRLGRRGGAGWVFAIADLRALPHEIAAETLRAAALSLGHSGAMRGAAHRALRRLLAPNVPRGLVSGGGLVIEKSGKWLRVGRGRLPDLEPRDFLVPGALSLPEIGASLEARCFEAGAGYVVPRAASTVVFDADRIPSRLTVRARRRGDRFLPWGGGAQERRLKSFLIDAGVPRWERARVPLLEADGDLIWVAGLRRGQAAPVGSDTRRILEVTLSVPLVVAPPGR
- a CDS encoding 6-carboxytetrahydropterin synthase, with the translated sequence MSPGLVYATRKFTFSAAHRYWRSEWSVEENRRLFGNLTVPHGHNYVLEVTVRGMVDPETGMVMDLAELKRVVGDAVILRFDHADLNADPLFSQGAIPTTENLVQAIWDLLLPKLGPERLGRLRLWEDPVFYVEYFGA
- a CDS encoding molybdenum cofactor biosynthesis protein MoaE, with translation MKVAVRFFARYREAAGRDHVELDLPEGGTVESAWEAVASRFPVLEPYRPFTLFALGTDYVQANHPLRPGDEVCLFPPVSGGAAGDWVEVTTAPLSEERVAAAVGDPGAGGIVLFSGVVRDETGGRRVKYLEYEAHAPMAVAKMSEIAAAVRERWPGVRKVALVHRIGRLEIGESSVMIAVASPHRAEAFEACHFAIDTLKTTVPVWKKEYFEDGEVWVGLQGECSHGRP
- a CDS encoding glycosyltransferase family 4 protein is translated as MDRWLYNAGVALHPPADVDLVYGVDLDGFLWARRRRLPFVVSLKGVIADELKNERGWVRILLTVQARWERRNVRRADLVLVPTRYSEEVARRVYGLESSKVAVLPEPIDLDGWAARFAAARPRPRTGATILCVARMYPRKRIGDLLEAAALLRPRGQELSVRIVGQGPDWEMVVRRHRALELGETVALLGDVSPGQLAQEYVSADLFCLPSVQESFGIVFLEAMAAGLAVVTCRAAAMPEVIEDGVTGVLVPPRDPAALAGALEALLRDPARARAMGEAGHRAVAAYGIERVAGRFLDAVRSVVGGMRSR
- a CDS encoding Do family serine endopeptidase, giving the protein MRPLRYRLCSMMLLATALVWAPVPAHAQSAPPPAAAPDAKAILQILENAFVSVADRATPSVVNVSVKAKKSAAAEGAPSPETEQRFREFFGPEFYERFFKRRGPRQEPERAAGSGVIVDGRGYILTNHHVIENADEIEVRLSDDRKFPAKLVGRDSKTDLAVLKIEPTGTALPVAALGDSDKLKIGQWAIAIGNPFGLDRTVTVGIISATGRTHVGVATYEAFIQTDASINPGNSGGPLLNLDGRVIGINTAIVSTGQGIGFSIPINMAREVMNQLIDKGRVVRGWLGISIQDLSPDLAAGFGVPGTGGVLVADVMKDSPAEAGGLKAGDIIVELAGSPIKETTDLQKRVAAIAPGRPAALTVLRDRQPTKLSIKIGEQPTDETVVAAVPKGAGLGLSVEPLTPDLARTYGLTGRSGVVVTDVAEGSAAAAAGIRGGDLILEINRRAVGSVEEFRKIVGSLKPGDSVPVQLQRGGGGGREYVVLKAPEKP
- a CDS encoding iron-sulfur cluster assembly accessory protein — protein: MISLTETAAKKISDLRLEEGKPEWGLRIRVVGGGCSGMSYELGWDDTAGADDNVTEANGVKVYVDSKSAPYLQGSEIDYVDNNMLGAGFAIKNPNVKSSCGCGSSHQF